A single Dermacentor albipictus isolate Rhodes 1998 colony chromosome 3, USDA_Dalb.pri_finalv2, whole genome shotgun sequence DNA region contains:
- the LOC139057930 gene encoding uncharacterized protein, which translates to MASAVAPDRSVMAPPPRPPPHESPHSAAVPTGAPPVVPTYVPPAEDYEDDEDEVEEVMKPHRASAKGTSGFSLGIILFVALVVTLLSAAVSFYVFGRGKISVAQTGPLRHSTARGFTYLAPTPPPAVHYSNATQQTAGPDARTLDVDAETSADEEPSTEAA; encoded by the exons ATGGCATCCGCAGTAGCCCCAGATAGGTCCGTCATGGCCCCGCCGCCACGACCACCGCCGCATGAATCCCCGCACTCGGCCGCGGTACCCACAGGGGCACCGCCCGTGGTCCCGACGTACGTGCCCCCAGCGGAGGACTACGAGGACGACGAGGACGAGGTCGAGGAGGTCATGAAGCCCCACAGGGCCTCGGCTAAG GGCACCAGCGGATTCAGCCTGGGCATTATCCTCTTCGTGGCACTGGTCGTGACCCTACTGTCCGCGGCGGTGAGCTTCTACGTTTTCGGCCGGGGCAAGATATCGGTGGCGCAGACTGGCCCCTTGCGTCACTCCACCGCGCGCGGCTTCACCTATTTGGCGCCGACGCCGCCCCCAGCGGTGCACTACTCGAACGCGACGCAGCAGACGGCTGGGCCCGACGCGCGCACCCTGGACGTCGACGCGGAAACGAGCGCCGACGAGGAGCCGTCCACGGAGGCCGCGTGA